In the genome of Penaeus vannamei isolate JL-2024 chromosome 26, ASM4276789v1, whole genome shotgun sequence, one region contains:
- the LOC113814597 gene encoding cytochrome P450 2L1 — MLTVFLVTVLVILAYWSTRKPKELPPGRWGLPLVGYLPSNISVFKEVMEDFKKDYGSIFTWRVGSHVVVGLNDYPLIKSVFSMPQCQGRPDLFTFNIFKLNTNSGLVFSEGRVWHEGRRFALRHLRDFGLGKTSMEDIIEREAQELVAEFGKSGEQPIEVSWSLNVAVLNVIWRIVANRRYSIHDPEILRFSRMVATNLEIIQGPASLLDMFPWLARVAPSLLLDRWMRIDVLHKNLADFHKFVMDIIEEHKDTMDVNSPRDLIDTYLAARGDEPAFGAADDDINLFATISDLFGAGSETTSSTTRWVLLLMALHPEVQARVQKEIDEAVARNSLPSLKDRDKMPYTDAMLLETLRYSSLLPLSLFHATTEQVKISGYTVPKGTLLMANVEGCHRDPTYWEKPDEFYPEHFLDKEGRLLTKKEGFLPFSTGRRQCLGESLARMELFLFVSAILQNFTIKAPEGVTLTAEKDKGNRLFNMARPYKIVFAKRA, encoded by the exons ATGCTGACCGTCTTTCTCGTGACGGTGCTGGTGATCCTGGCCTACTGGAGCACGAGGAAGCCGAAGGAGCTGCCTCCAG GTCGATGGGGTCTGCCGCTGGTGGGCTACCTGCCCTCCAACATCTCCGTCTTCAAGGAAGTCATGGAGGACTTCAAGAAGGACTATGGAAGCATCTTCAC CTGGCGCGTGGGCAGCCACGTGGTGGTTGGCCTCAACGACTACCCGCTGATCAAGAGCGTGTTCTCGATGCCCCAGTGCCAGGGCCGCCCCGACCTCTTCACCTTCAACATCTTCAAGTTGAACACCAATTCGG GCCTGGTGTTCTCGGAGGGGCGCGTGTGGCACGAGGGCCGCCGCTTCGCCCTGCGCCACCTGCGGGACTTCGGCCTCGGCAAGACGTCCATGGAGGACATCATCGAGCGGGAGGCGCAGGAGCTGGTGGCCGAATTCGGCAAGTCGGGGGAGCAGCCCATCGAGGTCTCGTGGTCGCTCAACGTGGCCGTCCTCAATGTCATCTGGAGGATCGTCGCCA ACCGGCGCTACAGCATCCACGACCCTGAGATCCTGCGCTTCAGCCGCATGGTGGCCACCAACCTGGAGATCATCCAGGGCCCGGCGTCGCTGCTCGACATGTTCCCGTGGCTGGCGCGCGTGGCGCCGTCGCTGCTCCTCGACCGCTGGATGCGCATCGACGTCCTCCACAAGAACCTCGCCGACTTCCACAAATTCGTCATG GACATCATCGAGGAGCACAAGGACACGATGGACGTGAACTCCCCGCGGGACCTGATCGACACCTACCTGGCCGCGCGGGGGGACGAGCCCGCCTTTGGGGCCGCCGacgatg aTATCAACCTGTTCGCCACCATCAGCGACCTCTTCGGCGCCGGCAGCGAGACCACGTCCTCGACGACGCGCTGGGTCCTGCTGCTCATGGCGCTCCACCCGGAGGTGCAGGCGAGGGTGCAGAAGGAGATCGACGAGGCGGTGGCCAGGAACAGCCTGCCCTCGCTCAAGGACAGGGACAA GATGCCCTACACGGACGCCATGCTGCTCGAGACGTTGCGATACTCTTCGCTGCTTCCTCTCAGCTTGTTCCACGCGACCACGGAGCAAGTCAAGATTTCTGGATACACCGTTCCGAAG GGAACTCTCCTGATGGCCAACGTCGAGGGCTGCCACCGCGACCCCACCTACTGGGAGAAACCCGACGAGTTTTACCCCGAGCATTTCCTGGACAAAGAAGGGCGGCTCCTGACGAAGAAGGAGGGCTTCCTGCCCTTCTCTACCG ggcGACGCCAGTGCCTGGGTGAGTCCCTCGCCAGAATGGAGCTGTTCCTGTTCGTGTCCGCAATACTGCAGAACTTCACCATCAAGGCCCCCGAGGGCGTCACCCTCACCGCCGAGAAGGACAAGGGCAACAGGCTGTTCAACATGGCCAGGCCTTACAAGATTGTCTTCGCCAAAAGGGCATGA